Genomic segment of Acetomicrobium flavidum:
CGGGTATTCAAAAGCTCAAATAGGCTTTGTCGGATCAGCGCTGGGTTTGGCTTATGGAATAAGCAAATTCATCATGGGAAATGTTTCCGATAGATGCAACCCGAGATATTTTCTACCCTTAGGATTGATATTGGCGGCGATAGCTAATATAATGCTCGGTTTCGCCTCGTCTGTTCCTCTGTTATTCGTCTTGATGCTCTTGAACGGATGGTTTCAAGGCATGGGATGGCCACCCTGTGGCCGAACCCTTGCCCATTGGTTTTCTCCAAAAGAACGGGGAACATGGATGGCAATATGGAATGTGGCTCATAATGTCGGCGCAGCGCTAGTGCCAACAATTACTCTTGCTGGATATGCCCTTTTTGCCACCTGGCGAGGGATGTTTTATTTCCCGGCGTTAATCTCAATTGCGATTGCAATATTTGTTTTGATCTTCTTGCGCGATACGCCCCAATCTGTCGGATTGCCACCAATAGAGGAATACCGAAACGATTATCCTGAGATCCAAATTGATCCCAAAGACATGGAGCGTGAACTAAGTGGCAGGGAAATACTTTTTAATTACGTCCTTAACAACAAATATAATGGTACATTGCTATAGCAAATATATTCATTTATCTTGTGCGGTACGGACTACTGGATTGGATCCCCGTCTATTTGAAAGAAGCCAAGGGCTTTAACATAAACGAGGCTGGCGTTACTTTTGCTCTTTACGAATGGGCAGCAATACCTGGCACCATCATAGTCGGTTGGTTAAGTGACAAAGTTTTTCATGGCAGAAGGGCTCCTATGGCTATCATATGCATGATAGGCGTAATGGCAGCCGTTTTCCTTTACTGGAAGAGCGAGAA
This window contains:
- a CDS encoding MFS transporter; protein product: MFDFLKPAAPIERMPDDKIPSSYKKYRFQVFVSIFIGYAAYYFIRKNFNMAAPYLIETYGYSKAQIGFVGSALGLAYGISKFIMGNVSDRCNPRYFLPLGLILAAIANIMLGFASSVPLLFVLMLLNGWFQGMGWPPCGRTLAHWFSPKERGTWMAIWNVAHNVGAALVPTITLAGYALFATWRGMFYFPALISIAIAIFVLIFLRDTPQSVGLPPIEEYRNDYPEIQIDPKDMERELSGREILFNYVLNNKYNGTLL